TCATATCTAAATAAATATGGATTTTTTCACATCTTTATTTTTGATTTCTAGTGTCAATAGTTTGTATAAATCTACAATGTTTTGTATCATGTAAGACAATATTGATATAGGTACTGatgattcatattttattttttttaatctcatacaatgccttaaaaatttttattgattgattttatttatttttaaaatttatttatttattgtgtttacatagcttctagtgtctccccaaaagcatccccctcccccgtattcccttcAGCATCTTCCTTACACCCCTCCCAATCACTCCCTCCCCCATCCTTTCAGGTTTAATGACATAAACTTATGTTGTTACAATACAGTATAGTATTGTAAATGTAGTTTCTCATGGTTTTCtttgtaacattttctttctctagcttactttattgtaaggaTGTAGCATATAacacatatacaaaatatgtgttaattaactGTTCATGTTATCAGTAAGCCTGCCAGTCAACACAAGGCTATTAGTAGTAAAGTTTTGTGGGAGTCAAAGTTATACATGGATTTATGATTGTATGGGGTTAGCACCCTtaacccctgcattgttcaagggtcaactgtattaaATATTCACTGGATGCTCCTACTGAGGATTTTCATTTCTGTGTATAGAACTAGCAGATCTTCAACATCAAATatttgaagttttgttttttggggtttgttttttttttgacatttgagATGCATGTTGCAGACACTATATTTTATTGCTCTGCTTCTTTGTAACATGCTGGCAATTTGTTTGCTGGCAACTTTACCTCCTAATATTTTACTCTTGACATTTGGAGTGATCCACTATTTGTCCTCCTGGACCCAAATCAAAATTACCAACTCTGAGCACAAACTGTATTTCAGGATTGCCATGACTTCAAGTGCAggttgtttaaaaataaactcatctTCACAAAACTGTCTGTATGTTTCTGTTAgtatttcttttctccctgtcACTCCAGCTCAGTATCTGAACCATCTGATGCCTTGGTCTCCCCTCTCATTCTATCCAGTTAGTTACTACAGTTTTTCAGGCTCTCTGTCCTTTTCTTCTCATTCCCACAGTCACTAGTTTAAGATGTAATCACCTTACACTtttgcaataatttaaaaaatctttaaaaatcaccCTATCTGCAGAGAGGTTAATTTTCCTAAAATCCAATTttgtcctgtccttcctttccTTGTTCAAGATTTCTTTGTTAGAAtacttttcaagattattttggtgTTTTCATCAACAAACAAATCCATAGGCATCTGTTGTGCACAATTATGAACAGAGATATTACATCCTTATTCACTACATCCTGAGTTCTTAGAGTGTGCTACATTTTGAGaaacttatttgaaaatactTGACTAACATTTTTAgctatataatttgaaaatatgccTTCAGCTATAATAtacaatttttcttctctttttacaaccttaaaattataaaaagcttttttttaaatttctttcagaaCAGGTGGGATTATTCCTCCAGTAGCTCAACAGCTTCACAGAGAAAATATTCAACGAATTGTACAAGAAGCTCTCTCTGCCAATAAAGTCTGTCCAAGTGAACTCACAGCAATTGCAACTACCATAAAACCAGGACTTGCTTTAAGCTTGGGAGTGGGCTTATCATTTAGCTTACAGCTGGTGGACCAGTTAAAAAAGCCCTTCATTCCCATTCATCATATGGAAGCTCATGCACTTACTATTAGGTTGACAAATAAAGTTGAATttccttttttagttcttttgatTTCTGGAGGCCATTGTCTATTGGCTTTAGTTAGAGGAGTTTCAGATTTTCTGCTTCTTGGAAAGTCTTTGGACATAGCACCAGGTGACATGCTTGACAAGGTAATTAagaatttctccattttttttttgttaaggtaTCATTTTCACTTAAATAGTAATAGCTGTACTAGCCCCATCTAAATATTTCTGAGTAATGTCATgtcagactgaaaaaatatacatgcaataagacaaaaagaaaatgtagtaccTAGTTTACAAAAGTTTCATTCCTACCCATTCCAAATAAAATGGTCAGAGGTATACATCAGCACATAAAGGCTCAAATAGTTTGCAAAGGCCATTGATTTTAATCAAATAGAATAATGTATGTGAAAGGAACTATTGTTTGAAGTGTAAAGTactataaaaatttgaaatataaagatATACAAAGATAACTAGGGTACTGAAGATGCACAAAGTTCTATGGTTAAATGTCACAATTGCCAACACTGTGACCAAGCAGGTTTCTTTTCCCTTGCTTTAGAATCCTACAGAGCCTAATACCATATACAGAAGTCTGGCTGCCAACAGCTGCAGTGATTGGAAGAAAtagggaaggtttttatttttgaagttcaTCATAAAGTGGTCAGTAAAAGACCAAAAGTAGAtagggaaggccctggctggttggctcagtggtagagcattggcctggcatgcaggagtcccaggttcgattcccagccagggcacacaggagaagtgcccatctgcttctccacccccccccctccttcctctctgtctctctcttcccctcctgcagccaaggctccattggaccaaagttggcccgggcactgaggatggctctgtggcctctgcctcaggcactagaatggctctggttgcaacagagcaacaccccagatgggcagagcatcgcctcctggtgggcatgccgggtggatccctgttgggcacatgcaggagtctgactgcctccctgtttccagcttcagaaaaatacaaaaaaaaaaaaagtagcctgacctgtctgtggtggtgcagtggataaagcgtcgacctggaaatgctgaggtcaccggttcgaaaccctgggcttgcctggtcaaggcacatatgggagttgatgcttccagctccttctctctgtctctctctcttctctctccctctctgtctctctctccctttctctctcctctctaaaaatgaataaataaaattaaaaaaaaaagtagataggGAGGCAGTGCTTGGCCGCTATTGATCAAATTGTCAGAAGCAAGTTTGTCTGTCTTTACTGACCACCAGCTatcatttatatttgtaaaagtATAGCATGTCTAATTCATCcaggtttttgtgtgtttttcattttctttgaatctTGAGTTTCAAAATGTGCAATTTGATGactcattttttgtttgtgtttgataGGTAGCAAGAAGACTTTCTTTAATAAAACATCCAGAGTGCTCCACCATGAGTGGTGGGAAGGCTATAGAACATTTGGCTAAACAAGGAAACAAATTGCATTTTGATTTCAAACCTCCCATGCAACGCGCTAaaaattgtgatttttcttttactgGACTTCAACATGTTATTGATAAGACAATAatgcaaaaggaaaaagaggaaggtaTACTTCTAATTAGTGAGTTTAGACAAATAAGTAATTCTGGATCGTGCCTAAAAGTACCTGCTCATTTCTGTAGGTATTGAGAAGGGGCAAGTTCTGTCTTCAGCTGCGGACATTGCTGCTGCAGTACAGCACATAACAGCATGCCACATTGCAAAAAGAACACATCGTGCTATTCTGTTTTGCAAGCAAAGAGACTTGTTACCCCAGCGTGATGCAGTACTGGTAAGTTATCTCATCTGGGAATAGTATTAACACTTTATGATACTTTTCACCCAAGGGCTTACCTAACCCTCTGCATAGGATGAAGAGGTCTTTATGCTGTATACTACACCTGACAGTATGAAATATGCAGAATAAAGACTAACATCCATTTCTTGTACAGGTATTTACAGCCTATGTGCCAAAAAAAGTCTAAGGCTGTATCTTCTCATTGAATTTAAAAGAGGGTTTACAATGAGAAATGAGATGCCGTAACTAGTGttactatttttagaaaaataagctGATTTCCTTAAATTTTATGTTCCTTGGGTTGAAATCCCTGTGTTTAAGGCGTCGATAACCTCCTCGTTTAACTGTATCTTACACTTCATTCTTTTGAACATTATAAAGGGAGACAATATTTAAATGATGGCAGATTCACAAAATGGAATATCAGAGATAACTTTTTAAGAATTATGTagcagccctggctagttggctcagtggtagagtgttgacctggcatttgtaagtcccgggttcgattcctggtcaaggcacacaggagaagtgactatctgcttctcttcccctctccctctccctctccctcccttttctctctctctctctctctctctctctttttctttctctcccccttcctcagccagaggctcagttggttcaagcacatctgcctgcctctgaggatggctctatggagccaccacctcaggcactaaaaataactttgttgcaagcatgggccccagatgggcagagcatcggtcccagacaggggcacatatgggagtctgtctctatctcccctcctctcacttaaaaaaaaaaaaagaattatgtagtaaactgccctggccagatagcttggttagttgtcctgaagcacagaggttgctggttcaatccctggtcagggcacagctcagtgttcctgtctctctctctcttccttcctctctcactaaaatcaatcaataaaaaatttataaaaagtatgtAGTAAAAGGAAATAACACATAAGTAAAAACTTTAGGGTCTAAAGTATTGTTATACTGTGATTATAATTAGATAAAAGGTTAGAATATACAAAAATGATAGGAGTAATTATATGCTGATATTGaatttttggtgattttttttcttctccaaatatttattatagagaTATATCAGTTTCCCATTATCCAGCTATGAAAATGTGATACTTTTAGATATCCATATGTGATATTGGTCTTCTCAATTCCTTCAGGTTGTATCTGGAGGAGTTGCAAGTAACTTATATATTCGAAAAGTTCTAGAAATTGTAACAGATGCAACACAATGCACTTTGTTGTGTCCTCCTCCCAGACTGTGCACTGACAACGGTATTATGATTGCGTGGTAAGCCATGGGATATCACAATTATGTAAATATTCACTGCCATTTCATCATGCTAAATCTTCCTCTTTAAATCTTGGgctatttactgtattttaatgATTCTTATTTAGGAATGGTATTGAAAGACTGCGTGCTGGCTTGGGCATTTTATACAACACAGAAGGCATCCGCTATGAACCAAAGTATGTAGTACCATTCATATCTTTATGCAAGTTGCATTATAAAAGTTAAAGCCTGGGTTTTGCTTTTCTATATGAGTTTTTCATTGACATTCTGgttacattaatttatttcatgAACCCAAGAGGTAGATACTTTAtaagaaatacactgctcacaaaaaattggaatattttatcacttcttattcattttgaaatatcccctaatttttgtgagcagtatacttttgctacaatttttaattataaaaatttttttttaaatcataggtTAGAAACAGGTAGTGGATGAGGATGATGAATTCCTTCATTTGGAACCAGAATGGGAACCATGTCCATGACCTGGCTTCTGCAATATCCAAACTATCTTAGAACCAGCTAGTATGCTGGGAAACTACAGAAAATGTGCAAAGAGAATTTATTCAGGTGTGAGACTGGGCTGTGAATATACTCTTCTACATGCAGCTGAAAATGGCCAAAAGATGGATGTTTTCAGCAAAGAAGTTTCAAAGAATAGCACAGTTTTTCAATTTGTTACCAAGTTCTAGCCTAGCCTTTGATAGACTCTATCATCTGATCCACACTGCCGCCTTCTGGCAATGTGGAAGCTGGATATGATGACTTTTCCAGGTTGGGCAACATAGTGAAAAAGCGGAAATCTGAAGCCAAAAGTATTTATTAGGGAAAGACGAAGAAAGAGGGTAGGATCTAAGACCTCTCCTGCCAGTAGAGacaaagtaaagagaaaaagaataagccACATTTTGAAACCTCAAACAAGAAGCAGTAGAAACCAGAGGAACTTCTAAAGTAGGAATGGATACAGGTTTGACTGCATATGGCAAACTGTTTTCATGTGTTTAGCTTTGTAGAGAATCTTaagacttgtttgttttttatttttctacttgatACTAAGTTTTTATTTACAGTATTTGAGAGCAGtagaattatttctttaaaaacatctcAATTCCCAAAGCCATCAagttgtatatattaaatatgataGCTttatatatgtcaaatatatacattagagtggtttaaaaaaatctccaaatttAGATTTCTTATTAATGGAACTGGCCTTTCTTTACTGTATTGTATTCCTGTTTGATATCCTATTGTATTTGTATGTATTCAAGAACTATGACCATCTAATGATTAATTATAAATTAGATATGTATATGGTTTGTTAGAATTCTAAGCAAACAGTCTACAAAACTAGTGACCGATCAAGATGCAAGTATTTGAAATAATGTGATTTGTCTGATTATGATGCAGATGTCCTCTAGGAGTAGATATATCAAAAGAAGTTGGAGAAGCTGCTATAAAAGTACCACAATTAAGAATGAAGATTTGATTTTTGCTTTTCATACATTGCTAAAGGTATATTTCAACATTCAGTTTTGATTTTTTGTATATCAAATTGTAGGAGATATATAATGTTCATCAAGActttcttttgttattgtttatgTGTGATGTTTAATCTGCTCTTCTGAGTGACTGTAATAATATGTTATTGTCTTATAagagaatataaattttttaatcaaaaatcaAAGTAAGATATCTTGCAGCAGAACGGATATTGGCAGGTAAAAAACATACCTGCAGGAAGAAATACAGTGATTCTGCTAAATTCTGTCCCCATGTTAAACCGGCCTGgatctttcccccctttttcatATCAGAGTAGTAGAAGCTATTTTTTTGGCTTCTGAAAAATTAGCCTGACTTTTCTAATGAGAGAACAGTTTTAGAAAGGGAGCCAGGTCAAACTTGTGAcaaattatagaattttaaatcaAGAGAAAAGGTAACTTTGTCTAACAGAATGTATGTTATTAGTTATAAAAACACATATTATACAGGTATATTCTCTGGAGCAAGTGGAATGTCTATGCATTTCTTAAAACCcatctgagattttaaaaataagaaatttgacatgcaagtaattttttattatatattgcaCTTTTTGGTTGACCACATATACTTATGtccattattttagaaattttatttaattgacatacctgaccggtggtggagcagtggataaagcattgacctagaatgctgaggtcaccggtttgaagccccaaggttgctggctctgagagCAAGTTCATCaggatggggttgctggcttgagtagggCATCGTCCACACAACCCCAacaccaaagctcaccagcttgagcccaaaggttgctggcatgaaaagcccaaggtcaccggcttgagcaacaGGACACTGGCctggccccagtcaaggcacatacaagaagcaatcaatgctcaactaaagtgaaagcaactatgagttgatgcttctcatactctctttctctgtctgtctgtctctctctctctctctctgtccctcaaaaaaaaaaaaaaaagtaatttaattgaTAATATATGAGATGAAaagtgttgtgttttgttttgtttttggataaTTTCCTT
The sequence above is drawn from the Saccopteryx bilineata isolate mSacBil1 chromosome 5, mSacBil1_pri_phased_curated, whole genome shotgun sequence genome and encodes:
- the OSGEPL1 gene encoding tRNA N6-adenosine threonylcarbamoyltransferase, mitochondrial isoform X1, which translates into the protein MLMLNKTAGVFSKPWKRKIYEYLRSVHFHPRKRFLHRLVLGIETSCDDTAAAVVDETGNVLGEAIHSQTEVHLKTGGIIPPVAQQLHRENIQRIVQEALSANKVCPSELTAIATTIKPGLALSLGVGLSFSLQLVDQLKKPFIPIHHMEAHALTIRLTNKVEFPFLVLLISGGHCLLALVRGVSDFLLLGKSLDIAPGDMLDKVARRLSLIKHPECSTMSGGKAIEHLAKQGNKLHFDFKPPMQRAKNCDFSFTGLQHVIDKTIMQKEKEEGIEKGQVLSSAADIAAAVQHITACHIAKRTHRAILFCKQRDLLPQRDAVLVVSGGVASNLYIRKVLEIVTDATQCTLLCPPPRLCTDNGIMIAWNGIERLRAGLGILYNTEGIRYEPKCPLGVDISKEVGEAAIKVPQLRMKI
- the OSGEPL1 gene encoding tRNA N6-adenosine threonylcarbamoyltransferase, mitochondrial isoform X2, yielding MEAHALTIRLTNKVEFPFLVLLISGGHCLLALVRGVSDFLLLGKSLDIAPGDMLDKVARRLSLIKHPECSTMSGGKAIEHLAKQGNKLHFDFKPPMQRAKNCDFSFTGLQHVIDKTIMQKEKEEGIEKGQVLSSAADIAAAVQHITACHIAKRTHRAILFCKQRDLLPQRDAVLVVSGGVASNLYIRKVLEIVTDATQCTLLCPPPRLCTDNGIMIAWNGIERLRAGLGILYNTEGIRYEPKCPLGVDISKEVGEAAIKVPQLRMKI